The window GTTTTCTTTTTGTGTTTTTTACTGGAAAAAGAAGGCAGGTTAAATCATTTAGGCTCTTCGCTAATAGTAGTGGTTTTATCAGTTTAATCGCTGTGCAGCCAGCGATAGAAAAATAAGCGGAGATTTTCCACTTATGCTACCGAAGGGAACTTTTATCGGGTGAAATAAGCGGAGATAATTCCCTTATGAAAACACATACCCCTCTAAATAAGCGCTTTTTAAGTCATTAGGCGGAAATTCTCCGTCTATTGAGGCTGTTTTTAGGACGGTTTACTATATAAGCGGAAATAGTCCCCTTATTCACTAGGGTGCAATGACCTATGGTCCACCCAGCCGATACTGGCGAATTCCAAGATGCCTAAACCAGCATCTTTTTATCGAACAGAATTTGTTAAACACCCTGTTGGGGTGAGTGTAAGATACATGTCCAAACCAGAATTTTCCGATAGTGCCAAATTTGCTTACGAACCAGGCTTTTTTTGTTATACTATGAGCAAATGAGCATTAGGTATAAGGAGTAATGTATGGAAAAGAATTGGGATCTTGTTGAAGTTCTCAGGTATTCCCGACATGACTGGCTGAACAGGCTGCAGCTGATAAAAGGGAATCTTGATTTGGATCGGATGGATTGTGCAAAAGCTGTGATTGATAAAATCATTATTGAGACTCAACAGGAATCGAAGCTTTCGAATCTTAAAATGCCTGAGCTTGCATCTCAGCTGCTAAGAGCAAATTGGGAAGGACACCATTTCACGCTTGAATACGAGGTTTTGTACGAACAACAAGCAGAGCCGGTTGATGAAACTGCGATTACAGAGTGGGTGGCTGAATTCTTTTCCATATTGGATCAATCTGTTGAACCTTACCAGGAGAACAGCCTCTCCATCTGCCTGAACCAGGTCGAGGATGGAGTAAGTTTCAATTTTGATTTTAGCGGAATAATAAAAGAGACGAAGCTGCTTGGCGAACTCCTTCAGAAAGGCAGCGGCTTGAAAATTTCTGTAAGGGAGCTTACCCGCGAGGAGCTCGATGTAGAGGTTTTTGTGCCGTTCTGCTAACGGATGTCCCGCCGTGTAGATCAGAAGGAAAAGTTAGTGAATGGATATGGCCATCGGGGCATGGATTTGGTCTTTTCAAGTATGACCCATAAGCGGACCCAAACCATCCACTTATGCTTTTCGATACAGACGGGAGGATTTTGAAAAATGTTTGTTGATCAGGTGAAAGTTTATGTAAAAGGCGGGGATGGCGGCGATGGTATGGTCGCGTTCCGCCGTGAAAAATATGTGCCCAATGGAGGCCCTGCTGGCGGTGACGGCGGCAAGGGAGCCAACGTTGTTTTCCAGGTTGAAGAAGGCCTCAGCACTCTGATAGATTTCCGCTATAAGCGCCACTTTAAGGCTGACCGCGGCGAACACGGCATGTCGAAAAACCAGCATGGGCGTGGTGCCAAGGATATGATTGTCAAGGTCCCGCCTGGCACAGTCATCTATGATGAAGAAACGAATGCGATCATCGCCGACCTTGTAGAAAATGGCCAAACTGCCGTTATCGCAAAGGGAGGCCGTGGAGGACGCGGCAATTCACGGTTTGCTACTCCGCAAAATCCAGCTCCCGAGCTTTCCGAAAAAGGAGAGCCAGGCCAGGAGAGGAACGTTATACTCGAATTGAAGCTGCTTGCTGACTGCGGGCTAGTCGGTTTTCCAAGTGTCGGAAAATCCACGCTTCTTTCTGTTGTATCCTCAGCAAAGCCGAAGATTGCCGAATACCATTTTACAACAATCGTACCGAACCTCGGTGTTGTTGAAACGGAAGATGGCCGCAGTTTTGTAATGGCAGACCTTCCAGGCTTGATTGAAGGTGCCCATCAGGGAGTTGGCCTGGGACATCAGTTCCTGCGCCATATCGAGCGGACCAGAGTTATTGTCCATGTGATTGACATGGCGGCGACAGAAGGCCGGGATCCGTTTGAGGATTATACGAAAATTAATCAGGAACTTCAGCAATACAATCTTAGGCTGACCGAGCGTCCGCAAATCATTGTTGCAAACAAGATGGACATGCCGGAAGCAGAGGAAAACCTGAAGGCTTTCAAGGAGCAAATCCAGGAAGATTATCCTATTTTCCCAATCTCCGCGGTTACTAGGCAGGGGCTGAGGGATTTGCTGTTTGCCATCGCTGATAAAATTGCTGAAACACCTGAATTCCCGCTCCATGAAGAAGCACTTGAGGATACAAGTGTGAACAGGGTTGTTTATAAGCATGAGAACGAGCCGGAGCAATTCAAAATTACCAGAGATCCAGATGGCGCTTATGTTATTTCTGGTGACAGTCTAGAAAGATTGTTCAAAATGACGGACTTCTCCCGTGATGAGTCGGTTCGCCGCTTTGCCCGCCAGCTGCGCGGCATGGGTGTCGATGATGCACTAAGGGAGCGCGGTGCCCAGGATGGCGACATTGTCAGGCTGCTTGAATTTGAATTTGAGTTTATTGAGTAATGGCTTAAGCGGGGTGTGGTTGGTTTGAGTTATAAAAAGGGAGATTTGAAATTTTATCTGGTCAGGGAAGATGTATTGCCGGAAGCGATGAAGAAGACCATTGATGCAAAGGAACTGCTTGAACGTGGCAAAGCTTTGAATGTTGGCGAAGCTGTCCGCCAGGTTGACCTTAGCCGGAGTGCTTTTTACAAGTACAAGGATACGGTCTATCCATTTTCACAAATTGTGAAGGATCGGCTTGTCACGCTCGTTTTCCATTTGGAGGATCGTTCCGGCACGCTATCGCAGCTGCTTGGCATAGTTGCAAATGCCGGCTGCAATGTCTTGTCCATCAATCAATCCATCCCACTTCAAGGTAGAGCGGTTGTTACCCTTTCCCTTAATATCAAAGAAATTAAGGTGGAAATAGAAGACTTGCTTGAAACCTTAAAGCAGCTTGAATACGTTGAAAGTGTCGAAATACTCGGCACAGGAGCTTAAGAAATGGTAAAGGCCTGTTTCCCGGTGAGGGAACAGGCCTTTCTTTGAGCTTTCTCTAATTTGTAATCAGGAACCCGGCCTTATGAAGGGTTTGTTCAGCTCTTTCAAGTGCTTCCTTAGAACCAGCGGTCAGCGTGTGCAAATGATAACCGCCAGTCAGTTCGGATAGGAAGGAAGCATTCGTTTCCCTGACCTTCGTCATGAATTTTGAAACCTCTGGGCGATTCGAGACCATGATTGATGCTGTCAGGTCTCCGTAGACAGGATGTTCGATTTTGACATCCTTAACGGTGACTCCTTCGTCCACGATGGCGATTAATTCCTGCTCTGTTTTATCAGGAGCATGGAAGCAGGCTATGGTCTTTTCATAAACAGGCGCCTGAGTATTTTGTTTCAAATACAAATATCCCTGGCTTGTCGCGATGATCGGTTCGCTTTTGGCTTTTAGAAGCGTGATGTCACCTACAATGATTTGTCTGCTGACATTTGCCCTAGCCGCCAGCTCGCTGCCTGTAATCGGCTCGTTACTATCCTTCAAAAGCGACAAAATAATCGCTCTCCGCTCATCTCCAAGCAATTTCTTTTGTTCACCCATATACAACAACTCCCGGTAGGATGGTTAATCCTATTTTAGCATAAGCATTAATAGATATCCTTCAATCAAAATTTGCCGGCTATTCCGACAATATCGGCAGCGAGTTTTTTTGCGTCATTTTCACTTGTTGTTGTTCCGAAAGATATTCTTACAAACTCTTTTGCCTGCTTGCCATCAATGCCGATTGCCTGCATCGTCTTGGATGGGGATAGCATCCCTGAGTGGCAGGCAGTCCCGGTTGAAATCGCATAACCGAGCCGATTGCATTCGAGCATAAGCCATTGTCCTTCTATGCCGGCAATACCAAGTCCGATAATCGCAGGATATTGTTGATCCCCTGTTGAACCGAATATAGCAAGTTTTCCTCTTAAAGGTTCCAATCCCAGTAAAAATTCAGTTCGCAGTGCCGTAAACCTATTTACATTCTCTGGAATATGTCTTACTGCCTTTTCAGCGGCAGTTGCCATCGCAGCGATGGCGGGCACATTCAATGTTCCTGGCCTTAAGCCTTTTTCGTGGGATGTTCCGGGAAAGAACGGCTTCCAGGCAACTTCGGGGTTAATGTAAACACAGCCAATGCCCTTAGGACCATATAACTTATGGCCGGACACGGAGAAGCTTGAGACAGAAGATATTAGCGGACGAATGTCAATTTTTCCGGCAGCCTGTACAAAATCGGAATGAAAGAGAATTCCGCTGCTTTTGCAAAGTGCGCCGATCTCCTTAATAGGC is drawn from Bacillus sp. FJAT-18017 and contains these coding sequences:
- a CDS encoding Spo0B C-terminal domain-containing protein, which translates into the protein MEKNWDLVEVLRYSRHDWLNRLQLIKGNLDLDRMDCAKAVIDKIIIETQQESKLSNLKMPELASQLLRANWEGHHFTLEYEVLYEQQAEPVDETAITEWVAEFFSILDQSVEPYQENSLSICLNQVEDGVSFNFDFSGIIKETKLLGELLQKGSGLKISVRELTREELDVEVFVPFC
- the obgE gene encoding GTPase ObgE codes for the protein MFVDQVKVYVKGGDGGDGMVAFRREKYVPNGGPAGGDGGKGANVVFQVEEGLSTLIDFRYKRHFKADRGEHGMSKNQHGRGAKDMIVKVPPGTVIYDEETNAIIADLVENGQTAVIAKGGRGGRGNSRFATPQNPAPELSEKGEPGQERNVILELKLLADCGLVGFPSVGKSTLLSVVSSAKPKIAEYHFTTIVPNLGVVETEDGRSFVMADLPGLIEGAHQGVGLGHQFLRHIERTRVIVHVIDMAATEGRDPFEDYTKINQELQQYNLRLTERPQIIVANKMDMPEAEENLKAFKEQIQEDYPIFPISAVTRQGLRDLLFAIADKIAETPEFPLHEEALEDTSVNRVVYKHENEPEQFKITRDPDGAYVISGDSLERLFKMTDFSRDESVRRFARQLRGMGVDDALRERGAQDGDIVRLLEFEFEFIE
- a CDS encoding ACT domain-containing protein, which translates into the protein MSYKKGDLKFYLVREDVLPEAMKKTIDAKELLERGKALNVGEAVRQVDLSRSAFYKYKDTVYPFSQIVKDRLVTLVFHLEDRSGTLSQLLGIVANAGCNVLSINQSIPLQGRAVVTLSLNIKEIKVEIEDLLETLKQLEYVESVEILGTGA
- a CDS encoding transcription repressor NadR; the encoded protein is MGEQKKLLGDERRAIILSLLKDSNEPITGSELAARANVSRQIIVGDITLLKAKSEPIIATSQGYLYLKQNTQAPVYEKTIACFHAPDKTEQELIAIVDEGVTVKDVKIEHPVYGDLTASIMVSNRPEVSKFMTKVRETNASFLSELTGGYHLHTLTAGSKEALERAEQTLHKAGFLITN
- a CDS encoding IscS subfamily cysteine desulfurase, encoding MNYFDFAATTPIGKEALEVYNQVSIQFFGNPNSLHDSGGAARDIVEESRSLIAQSFGVSSEGVYFTSGGSEGNFLCLEALLSARHEGKHIITGYAEHSSVSGVLNRLENNGYEITRLPFTSSGTINMSAFKDAIRPDTVVAAIQLVNPEIGTIQPIKEIGALCKSSGILFHSDFVQAAGKIDIRPLISSVSSFSVSGHKLYGPKGIGCVYINPEVAWKPFFPGTSHEKGLRPGTLNVPAIAAMATAAEKAVRHIPENVNRFTALRTEFLLGLEPLRGKLAIFGSTGDQQYPAIIGLGIAGIEGQWLMLECNRLGYAISTGTACHSGMLSPSKTMQAIGIDGKQAKEFVRISFGTTTSENDAKKLAADIVGIAGKF